In Acidiphilium acidophilum, one genomic interval encodes:
- the ahcY gene encoding adenosylhomocysteinase, which translates to MPDAMPHNDYKVRDFSLAEWGRKEISMAETEMPGLMALRTEFGASKPLKDARIAGCLHMTIQTAVLIETLTALGATVRWSSCNIFSTQDHAAAGVAAAGVPVFAWKGMTEDEFNWCIEQTVRGPAQPDGSVWTPNMILDDGGDLTKLMHDKYPEMLKDVRGISEETTTGVHRLRDMVKAGQLLCPAINVNDSVTKSKFDNLYGCRESLVDGIRRGTDVMMAGKIAVVAGFGDVGKGSAASLRNAGCRVLVTEIDPICALQAAMEGYEVVTMDTAASRGDIFVTATGNIDVITADHMRAMKNRAIVCNIGHFDSEIQIESLRNYRWENVKPQVDEVVFPDGKRLIVLSEGRLVNLGNATGHPSFVMSASFTNQVLAQIELWNAPEGKYKNEVYVLPKHLDEKVAALHLAKVGAALTVLSPAQAEYIGVAKTGPFKHDEYRY; encoded by the coding sequence ATGCCCGACGCGATGCCCCACAACGATTACAAAGTGCGCGATTTCAGCCTGGCCGAATGGGGGCGCAAGGAAATCAGCATGGCCGAGACCGAAATGCCCGGTCTGATGGCGCTGCGCACCGAATTCGGGGCTTCCAAACCGCTGAAGGACGCCCGGATTGCGGGTTGTCTGCACATGACGATCCAGACCGCCGTGCTGATCGAAACCCTGACCGCGCTCGGGGCCACGGTGCGCTGGTCGTCCTGCAACATTTTCTCGACCCAGGACCATGCCGCCGCCGGTGTCGCCGCCGCCGGCGTGCCGGTGTTTGCCTGGAAAGGGATGACCGAGGACGAGTTCAACTGGTGCATCGAACAGACCGTGCGCGGGCCAGCGCAGCCTGACGGAAGCGTCTGGACTCCCAACATGATCCTCGACGATGGCGGCGACCTGACGAAGCTGATGCACGATAAATATCCCGAAATGCTCAAGGATGTGCGGGGTATTTCCGAGGAGACCACCACCGGGGTGCACCGCCTTCGTGACATGGTGAAAGCTGGCCAGTTGCTCTGCCCCGCGATCAACGTCAACGACAGCGTCACCAAATCCAAGTTCGACAATCTGTATGGCTGCCGTGAATCCCTGGTCGATGGCATCCGCCGTGGCACCGATGTCATGATGGCCGGCAAGATCGCCGTGGTCGCCGGCTTCGGCGATGTTGGCAAAGGCTCCGCGGCCTCGCTGCGCAACGCCGGTTGCCGTGTGCTGGTCACTGAAATCGACCCGATCTGTGCGCTTCAGGCCGCGATGGAAGGGTATGAAGTCGTCACCATGGATACCGCCGCATCGCGCGGGGATATCTTCGTGACCGCGACCGGCAATATCGACGTGATCACCGCCGACCATATGCGCGCCATGAAAAATCGTGCGATCGTCTGCAACATCGGCCATTTCGACAGCGAAATCCAGATCGAGTCGCTGCGTAACTACCGTTGGGAAAACGTCAAACCGCAGGTCGATGAAGTGGTGTTTCCGGACGGTAAGCGCCTGATCGTTCTGTCCGAAGGCCGGCTGGTCAACCTCGGCAACGCGACCGGCCATCCGAGCTTCGTGATGTCCGCGAGCTTCACCAATCAGGTTCTCGCGCAGATCGAATTGTGGAATGCGCCCGAGGGCAAATACAAAAACGAGGTCTATGTCTTGCCCAAGCACCTCGACGAGAAGGTCGCGGCGCTGCATCTCGCCAAGGTCGGCGCGGCGCTCACCGTGCTGTCCCCGGCGCAGGCGGAGTATATCGGCGTCGCGAAAACCGGCCCGTTCAAGCACGACGAATACCGGTACTGA
- a CDS encoding sterol desaturase family protein: MTHLAASLYAAIPAHPFNDLAGWIEQVAVLPVLYRAGLMQWSELSFGWTLVAVYGVTQMILAYAVCVPLERRYPIERWATAKPVVTDVFYTFLARVGILPVMTFVIFYAAQVQLDGFLADRGYVPPMLETMIPVLFGHPIVTFVLYALILDFTDYWRHRLSHRFGVWYALHAVHHAQRQMTFWSDDRNHFMDEIVSFIWFMVVGLLIGIPPLQFPLLILMLRFVESFSHANIRLSFGRFGERLLVSPKFHRAHHALLGAGQDSCNYGAVFPFWDMMFRTADFTRDFGPTGDHTAPEAMASGGYLAQQWSGITQVARSLRG; the protein is encoded by the coding sequence ATGACCCACCTCGCCGCCTCGCTGTACGCGGCGATTCCCGCCCATCCGTTCAACGACCTTGCGGGGTGGATCGAGCAGGTGGCGGTGCTGCCGGTGCTGTATCGCGCCGGGTTGATGCAGTGGAGCGAACTTTCGTTCGGCTGGACCCTGGTTGCGGTTTATGGCGTTACCCAAATGATTCTGGCCTATGCGGTGTGCGTGCCACTCGAACGCCGCTACCCGATCGAACGCTGGGCCACCGCCAAGCCGGTTGTCACTGATGTGTTCTACACCTTCCTCGCCAGGGTCGGCATCCTGCCGGTGATGACCTTTGTGATTTTTTATGCTGCCCAGGTGCAGCTCGACGGGTTCCTCGCCGATCGCGGCTATGTCCCGCCGATGCTGGAGACCATGATCCCGGTCCTGTTCGGCCACCCGATCGTCACTTTCGTGCTCTATGCCCTGATCCTCGACTTCACCGATTACTGGCGGCACCGCCTCTCGCACCGGTTCGGGGTCTGGTACGCGCTTCACGCCGTTCATCATGCCCAGCGGCAGATGACCTTCTGGTCCGACGACCGCAATCATTTCATGGATGAGATCGTCAGTTTTATCTGGTTCATGGTCGTCGGATTACTGATCGGGATTCCGCCGCTGCAATTTCCCCTGTTGATCTTGATGCTGCGCTTCGTCGAAAGCTTCAGCCATGCCAATATCCGCCTCTCGTTCGGCCGGTTCGGCGAGCGGTTGCTGGTGTCGCCGAAATTCCACCGAGCCCATCACGCGCTGCTCGGGGCCGGGCAGGATTCCTGCAATTACGGCGCGGTGTTTCCGTTCTGGGACATGATGTTCCGCACCGCCGACTTCACGCGTGATTTCGGCCCGACCGGCGACCACACCGCCCCCGAAGCCATGGCCAGCGGCGGCTACCTCGCCCAGCAATGGTCCGGTATCACGCAGGTCGCGCGCAGCCTGCGTGGCTGA
- the rho gene encoding transcription termination factor Rho, with product MNLAELKAKSPTDLLNLAEELQVENASSLRKQDMMFAILKAYAENDQAIHGDGTLETLPDGFAFLRSPQSNYLPGPDDIYVSPAQMRRFGLRTGDTVAGEIRAPKEGERYFSLQKVETINFEPPDAVRHRINFDNLTPLYPTARLQMEIENAEPPPKGQQKDNTARVIDLISPIGKGQRALIVAPPRTGKTVMLQSIATSISTNHPEAFLIVLLIDERPEEVTDMARTVKGEVVASTFDEPATRHVQVTEMVLEKAKRLVEHKRDVVILLDSITRLARAYNAVVPSSGKVLTGGVDANALQKPKRFFGAARNIEEGGSLTIIATALIDTGSRMDEVIFEEFKGTGNSEIILDRKLSDKRTFPSIDITKSGTRKEELLVERATLSKMWVLRRILNPMGASEAMEFLLDKLKYSKTNSDFFEAMNT from the coding sequence ATGAATCTCGCCGAACTCAAGGCCAAATCCCCGACCGACCTGCTCAACCTCGCCGAGGAACTGCAGGTCGAGAACGCATCGAGCCTGCGCAAGCAGGACATGATGTTCGCCATTCTCAAGGCCTATGCCGAAAACGATCAGGCGATCCACGGTGATGGCACGCTGGAAACCCTGCCGGACGGTTTTGCGTTTCTGCGCAGCCCGCAGAGCAACTACCTTCCCGGTCCCGACGATATTTACGTCTCGCCCGCGCAGATGCGCCGCTTCGGCCTGCGCACCGGCGATACCGTTGCCGGTGAAATCCGCGCCCCCAAGGAAGGCGAGCGCTATTTCTCGCTCCAGAAGGTCGAAACCATCAATTTCGAGCCGCCCGACGCGGTGCGCCATCGGATCAATTTCGACAATCTGACACCGCTTTATCCGACCGCGCGGCTGCAGATGGAAATCGAAAACGCCGAGCCGCCGCCCAAAGGGCAGCAGAAGGATAATACCGCCCGGGTGATCGACCTGATCTCCCCGATCGGCAAGGGGCAGCGCGCCCTGATCGTTGCCCCGCCCCGTACCGGCAAGACCGTGATGCTGCAAAGCATCGCGACCTCGATTTCGACCAATCATCCCGAGGCCTTCCTAATCGTGCTGCTGATCGATGAACGGCCGGAGGAAGTGACCGACATGGCCCGCACCGTGAAGGGCGAAGTGGTTGCCTCGACCTTCGACGAACCGGCGACCCGCCACGTTCAGGTTACCGAAATGGTGCTCGAAAAGGCCAAGCGTCTGGTCGAGCACAAGCGCGACGTCGTGATTTTGCTCGACAGCATCACCCGCCTCGCCCGCGCCTACAACGCCGTGGTGCCGAGCTCCGGGAAGGTGCTCACCGGCGGTGTCGATGCCAATGCCCTGCAGAAGCCCAAACGCTTCTTCGGCGCCGCCCGTAACATCGAGGAGGGTGGCTCGCTCACCATCATCGCCACCGCGCTGATCGATACCGGCAGCCGGATGGACGAGGTGATTTTCGAGGAGTTCAAGGGTACCGGCAACTCCGAAATCATCCTCGACCGCAAATTGTCCGACAAGCGGACCTTCCCCTCGATCGATATCACCAAATCGGGCACCCGCAAGGAGGAGTTGCTGGTCGAACGCGCCACCTTGTCGAAAATGTGGGTTCTGCGCCGCATCCTCAACCCGATGGGGGCCTCCGAGGCGATGGAATTCTTGCTCGACAAGCTGAAATATAGCAAAACCAACAGCGACTTCTTCGAGGCGATGAACACGTAA
- a CDS encoding YncE family protein produces MTGSTFLARRTLLAAPALLALPAFARAATPATGAGPIAIVLNSGGATISIIDMATRKVLREEPTYREPSHWALTPDHKKLLVADASGNAIFFLDPATGAELGHKLIPDPYQLWFSPDGQYLTVTCLRLNHVDIYHAATLTLAHRFKVGEMPSHLTYTPDSRTVFASMQQSGTVVAIDLVTMTPRWTAPVGKTPAGVMWHDGVVLAAIMGSDHVAVLDPANGRVTRTILTDKGAHNIFLTPDRAHIYVTNRVAGSLTVIDARTLGFHKRIPMPGGPDDLCFAPDGRAWIALRFASRVGVYDPKTDATDHIPVGRSPHGIFISTLLTDRPALAAMKLA; encoded by the coding sequence ATGACCGGTTCCACCTTCCTCGCCCGTCGCACCCTGCTGGCCGCACCGGCCCTGCTGGCTCTGCCTGCCTTCGCCCGTGCGGCGACGCCCGCAACCGGTGCGGGGCCGATCGCGATCGTGCTGAACTCCGGCGGTGCGACGATTTCGATCATCGACATGGCCACCCGCAAAGTGCTGCGCGAGGAACCGACCTACCGGGAGCCCAGCCATTGGGCGTTGACTCCCGACCACAAGAAACTGCTGGTCGCCGATGCGTCGGGCAATGCGATCTTTTTTCTCGATCCGGCCACCGGTGCTGAACTCGGCCACAAGCTGATCCCCGATCCCTACCAGCTCTGGTTCAGTCCGGATGGCCAATACCTCACCGTCACCTGCCTGCGGCTCAACCATGTCGATATCTATCACGCGGCGACCCTGACGCTCGCGCACCGGTTCAAGGTCGGCGAGATGCCGAGCCATCTGACCTATACGCCCGATTCCAGAACCGTGTTCGCCTCGATGCAGCAATCCGGGACCGTCGTTGCGATCGATCTTGTGACCATGACGCCGCGCTGGACCGCCCCGGTCGGCAAGACCCCGGCAGGCGTGATGTGGCACGATGGGGTGGTGCTCGCCGCGATCATGGGCAGCGATCATGTCGCGGTGCTCGACCCGGCCAACGGGCGGGTCACGCGCACCATCCTGACCGACAAGGGGGCTCATAATATTTTCCTCACCCCCGACCGCGCCCACATTTATGTCACTAACCGGGTTGCGGGCTCGCTCACCGTGATCGATGCCAGAACTCTCGGCTTTCACAAGCGCATCCCGATGCCGGGCGGCCCGGATGATCTGTGCTTCGCACCCGACGGGAGGGCCTGGATCGCGCTGCGGTTTGCCTCGCGCGTCGGTGTTTATGACCCGAAGACCGATGCGACCGACCATATCCCGGTGGGCCGGTCGCCGCATGGCATTTTCATCTCGACCCTGCTGACCGACCGACCGGCCCTTGCGGCGATGAAGCTCGCATGA
- a CDS encoding phosphoserine transaminase, with protein sequence MDVSITAKPAVRPANPNFSSGPCAKRPGFTLAALDGAMLGRSHRAKEPKAKLAEIITRSRDILGLPKDWRLGIVPASDTGAVEMALWSMLGARPVDVLAFESFSEAWATDIIKQLKLPDARVLSAPYGQLPDLAAVDFNHDVVLAWNGTTAGTRIPNGDWIAHDRAGLVIADATSAAFAMKLPFEKLDVVTWSWQKVLGGEAAHGMLALSPRAVERLTTYKPAWPLPKIFRMTSGGKLTEGLFLGETINTPSMLAAEDALDGLRWAERIGGLPALIERSEANLGAIADWVAGNERVGFLAADPAIRSSTSICLTIAAPWFASLDADGQAKAAKRVAALLEAEAVAYDIAAYRDAPPGLRIWGGATVDTDNITALLPWIDWAIDTVAAETSAR encoded by the coding sequence ATGGATGTTTCAATCACGGCAAAGCCTGCCGTTCGTCCTGCCAACCCCAATTTTTCCTCCGGCCCTTGTGCCAAACGTCCCGGGTTCACTCTCGCGGCGCTCGATGGTGCGATGCTCGGCCGCAGTCACCGGGCGAAGGAGCCCAAGGCAAAGCTCGCCGAGATTATCACCCGCTCGCGCGACATTCTGGGGCTGCCGAAGGACTGGCGGCTCGGCATCGTTCCCGCATCCGACACCGGGGCGGTCGAAATGGCGCTGTGGTCGATGCTTGGTGCCCGCCCGGTCGATGTTCTGGCCTTCGAGAGTTTTTCCGAAGCCTGGGCCACCGATATCATCAAGCAGCTGAAACTGCCGGATGCGCGGGTTCTTTCCGCACCTTATGGCCAGTTGCCCGATCTTGCCGCTGTCGATTTCAACCATGACGTCGTGCTGGCCTGGAACGGCACCACTGCCGGAACCCGGATTCCGAATGGCGACTGGATCGCGCATGACCGCGCCGGTCTGGTGATCGCCGATGCGACTTCGGCGGCCTTCGCGATGAAGTTGCCTTTCGAGAAGCTCGATGTCGTCACCTGGTCATGGCAGAAAGTGCTTGGCGGCGAGGCCGCGCATGGCATGCTCGCTCTCAGCCCGCGTGCGGTCGAGCGGTTGACCACCTACAAACCGGCGTGGCCGCTGCCGAAAATCTTTCGCATGACCTCGGGCGGCAAGCTGACCGAAGGATTGTTTCTCGGTGAGACCATCAACACCCCTTCGATGCTTGCCGCCGAAGATGCGCTCGACGGGCTGCGCTGGGCCGAACGTATTGGGGGCCTGCCCGCGCTGATCGAGCGCAGTGAGGCCAATCTCGGGGCGATCGCCGATTGGGTCGCGGGCAACGAGCGGGTCGGCTTCCTCGCCGCCGATCCGGCGATTCGCTCCAGCACCTCGATCTGTCTGACGATCGCGGCGCCCTGGTTCGCTTCGCTCGATGCCGATGGCCAGGCCAAAGCGGCTAAGCGGGTGGCCGCCCTGCTGGAAGCCGAAGCTGTCGCCTACGATATCGCGGCCTATCGCGACGCGCCTCCGGGGCTGCGGATCTGGGGCGGCGCTACCGTGGACACCGATAATATCACCGCTCTCCTGCCCTGGATCGACTGGGCGATCGACACGGTGGCTGCCGAAACGTCAGCACGATGA
- a CDS encoding DUF4149 domain-containing protein — MGAFLAVMGLAALLGGMLFFGSIMTPLVFSKLPPDISGPFIRATFPRYYLYVVITSVIAALGLLITGRPWYALAAILVTGGTLWLWFEWLPHINVLRETGTKEAFNRAHKLSVYANGVEFIVVLLLLAGIAG; from the coding sequence ATGGGCGCTTTTCTGGCCGTGATGGGGCTTGCCGCGCTGCTCGGGGGCATGCTGTTCTTCGGCAGCATCATGACCCCGCTGGTGTTCAGTAAGCTCCCGCCTGACATTTCGGGCCCGTTCATCCGCGCCACATTCCCCCGGTACTACCTCTATGTGGTCATCACCTCCGTGATTGCCGCTCTCGGGCTGTTGATCACGGGAAGGCCATGGTATGCGCTCGCCGCCATCCTGGTTACGGGTGGAACCCTGTGGCTTTGGTTCGAGTGGCTGCCGCATATCAACGTGCTGCGCGAAACCGGTACGAAAGAGGCATTCAATCGGGCTCACAAACTCTCGGTTTATGCCAATGGCGTCGAATTCATCGTTGTCCTTCTATTGTTGGCCGGAATCGCCGGATAG